In one window of Nothobranchius furzeri strain GRZ-AD chromosome 11, NfurGRZ-RIMD1, whole genome shotgun sequence DNA:
- the LOC107384132 gene encoding endophilin-A2 isoform X2, with product MSVAGFKKQFYKASQMVSERVGGAEGTKLDDDFKELERKADITSKALLEVMGKTSEYLQPNPATRAKLTMLNTVSKIRGQVNSPGYPQPEGLLGESMTKYGREMGEDTNFGGALLVVGEAMKRMAEVKDALDIDVKQNFIDPLQAVADKDVKDIQHHLKKLEGRRLDYDYKKKRQGRIPDEEIRQALEKFHESKELAESSMHNLLETDVEQVSQLSSFVDSLLQYHRQATQILEEVTEKLTARVNDAQSRPRREFRPKPRQSFDYGEESNGGYSPTPTSPPAFSTAAANYPAASSQRSSVKSKLPEPSCKALYDFEPENEGELGFQEGDIITLVSRIDENWFEGKLRGQSGYFPTNYVEVVVPLQH from the exons ATGGTGAGTGAGAGGGTTGGAGGTGCAGAAGGAACCAAACTGGACGATGACTTTAAGGAACTTGAAAGG AAAGCAGATATCACCAGCAAAGCGCTTCTGGAGGTCATGGGTAAAACGTCTGAGTACCTCCAGCCCAACCCTGCAACCAGAGCTAAGCTCACCATGCTCAACACGGTGTCCAAAATCCGGGGGCAGGTGAACAGTCCAGGGTATCCGCAGCCCGAGGGCCTGCTGGGGGAGTCTATGACCAAATATGGACGGGAAATGGGCGAGGACACCAACTTTG GCGGGGCTCTTCTAGTCGTTGGAGAAGCGATGAAGAGGATGGCCGAAGTAAAGGATGCTCTGGATATTGACGTGAAGCAGAACTTCATCGACCCGCTCCAAGCAGTCGCTGACAAGGACGTCAAAGACATTCAG CACCACCTGAAGAAGTTGGAGGGCCGCCGTCTTGACTACGACTATAAAAAGAAACGTCAAGGAAGAATCCCAGACGAGGAGATCAGGCAGGCCCTGGAGAAGTTCCACGAGTCCAAAGAGCTGGCTGAGAGTTCCATGCATAACCTGCTGGAAACAGAT GTGGAGCAGGTGAGTCAGCTGTCTTCCTTTGTGGATTCTCTGCTGCAGTACCACAGGCAGGCCACTCAGATCCTGGAGGAGGTCACTGAAAAACTCACAGCAAG GGTGAACGATGCTCAGTCTCGTCCAAGGCGTGAGTTCAGACCCAAACCCAGACAATCCTTTGACTACGGAGAAGAATCAAATGGAGGATATTCGCCTACTCCGACGAGCCCTCCAGCTTTCAGCACAG CTGCTGCAAATTATCCAGCTGCCTCCAGCCAAAGATCCTCCGTCAAGAGCAAACTGC CCGAGCCGAGCTGTAAAGCTTTGTACGACTTCGAGCCAGAAAATGAGGGAGAACTGGGTTTCCAAGAGGGTGACATCATCACCCTGGTCAGTCGAATCGATGAGAACTGGTTCGAAGGGAAACTTCGCGGACAATCTGGATACTTTCCCACCAACTACGTGGAGGTGGTTGTGCCTTTACAACACTAG
- the LOC107384132 gene encoding endophilin-A2 isoform X4: protein MSVAGFKKQFYKASQMVSERVGGAEGTKLDDDFKELERKADITSKALLEVMGKTSEYLQPNPATRAKLTMLNTVSKIRGQVNSPGYPQPEGLLGESMTKYGREMGEDTNFGGALLVVGEAMKRMAEVKDALDIDVKQNFIDPLQAVADKDVKDIQHHLKKLEGRRLDYDYKKKRQGRIPDEEIRQALEKFHESKELAESSMHNLLETDVEQVSQLSSFVDSLLQYHRQATQILEEVTEKLTARVNDAQSRPRREFRPKPRQSFDYGEESNGGYSPTPTSPPAFSTAEPSCKALYDFEPENEGELGFQEGDIITLVSRIDENWFEGKLRGQSGYFPTNYVEVVVPLQH, encoded by the exons ATGGTGAGTGAGAGGGTTGGAGGTGCAGAAGGAACCAAACTGGACGATGACTTTAAGGAACTTGAAAGG AAAGCAGATATCACCAGCAAAGCGCTTCTGGAGGTCATGGGTAAAACGTCTGAGTACCTCCAGCCCAACCCTGCAACCAGAGCTAAGCTCACCATGCTCAACACGGTGTCCAAAATCCGGGGGCAGGTGAACAGTCCAGGGTATCCGCAGCCCGAGGGCCTGCTGGGGGAGTCTATGACCAAATATGGACGGGAAATGGGCGAGGACACCAACTTTG GCGGGGCTCTTCTAGTCGTTGGAGAAGCGATGAAGAGGATGGCCGAAGTAAAGGATGCTCTGGATATTGACGTGAAGCAGAACTTCATCGACCCGCTCCAAGCAGTCGCTGACAAGGACGTCAAAGACATTCAG CACCACCTGAAGAAGTTGGAGGGCCGCCGTCTTGACTACGACTATAAAAAGAAACGTCAAGGAAGAATCCCAGACGAGGAGATCAGGCAGGCCCTGGAGAAGTTCCACGAGTCCAAAGAGCTGGCTGAGAGTTCCATGCATAACCTGCTGGAAACAGAT GTGGAGCAGGTGAGTCAGCTGTCTTCCTTTGTGGATTCTCTGCTGCAGTACCACAGGCAGGCCACTCAGATCCTGGAGGAGGTCACTGAAAAACTCACAGCAAG GGTGAACGATGCTCAGTCTCGTCCAAGGCGTGAGTTCAGACCCAAACCCAGACAATCCTTTGACTACGGAGAAGAATCAAATGGAGGATATTCGCCTACTCCGACGAGCCCTCCAGCTTTCAGCACAG CCGAGCCGAGCTGTAAAGCTTTGTACGACTTCGAGCCAGAAAATGAGGGAGAACTGGGTTTCCAAGAGGGTGACATCATCACCCTGGTCAGTCGAATCGATGAGAACTGGTTCGAAGGGAAACTTCGCGGACAATCTGGATACTTTCCCACCAACTACGTGGAGGTGGTTGTGCCTTTACAACACTAG
- the LOC107384132 gene encoding endophilin-A2 isoform X1: MSVAGFKKQFYKASQMVSERVGGAEGTKLDDDFKELERKADITSKALLEVMGKTSEYLQPNPATRAKLTMLNTVSKIRGQVNSPGYPQPEGLLGESMTKYGREMGEDTNFGGALLVVGEAMKRMAEVKDALDIDVKQNFIDPLQAVADKDVKDIQHHLKKLEGRRLDYDYKKKRQGRIPDEEIRQALEKFHESKELAESSMHNLLETDQVEQVSQLSSFVDSLLQYHRQATQILEEVTEKLTARVNDAQSRPRREFRPKPRQSFDYGEESNGGYSPTPTSPPAFSTAAANYPAASSQRSSVKSKLPEPSCKALYDFEPENEGELGFQEGDIITLVSRIDENWFEGKLRGQSGYFPTNYVEVVVPLQH, from the exons ATGGTGAGTGAGAGGGTTGGAGGTGCAGAAGGAACCAAACTGGACGATGACTTTAAGGAACTTGAAAGG AAAGCAGATATCACCAGCAAAGCGCTTCTGGAGGTCATGGGTAAAACGTCTGAGTACCTCCAGCCCAACCCTGCAACCAGAGCTAAGCTCACCATGCTCAACACGGTGTCCAAAATCCGGGGGCAGGTGAACAGTCCAGGGTATCCGCAGCCCGAGGGCCTGCTGGGGGAGTCTATGACCAAATATGGACGGGAAATGGGCGAGGACACCAACTTTG GCGGGGCTCTTCTAGTCGTTGGAGAAGCGATGAAGAGGATGGCCGAAGTAAAGGATGCTCTGGATATTGACGTGAAGCAGAACTTCATCGACCCGCTCCAAGCAGTCGCTGACAAGGACGTCAAAGACATTCAG CACCACCTGAAGAAGTTGGAGGGCCGCCGTCTTGACTACGACTATAAAAAGAAACGTCAAGGAAGAATCCCAGACGAGGAGATCAGGCAGGCCCTGGAGAAGTTCCACGAGTCCAAAGAGCTGGCTGAGAGTTCCATGCATAACCTGCTGGAAACAGAT CAGGTGGAGCAGGTGAGTCAGCTGTCTTCCTTTGTGGATTCTCTGCTGCAGTACCACAGGCAGGCCACTCAGATCCTGGAGGAGGTCACTGAAAAACTCACAGCAAG GGTGAACGATGCTCAGTCTCGTCCAAGGCGTGAGTTCAGACCCAAACCCAGACAATCCTTTGACTACGGAGAAGAATCAAATGGAGGATATTCGCCTACTCCGACGAGCCCTCCAGCTTTCAGCACAG CTGCTGCAAATTATCCAGCTGCCTCCAGCCAAAGATCCTCCGTCAAGAGCAAACTGC CCGAGCCGAGCTGTAAAGCTTTGTACGACTTCGAGCCAGAAAATGAGGGAGAACTGGGTTTCCAAGAGGGTGACATCATCACCCTGGTCAGTCGAATCGATGAGAACTGGTTCGAAGGGAAACTTCGCGGACAATCTGGATACTTTCCCACCAACTACGTGGAGGTGGTTGTGCCTTTACAACACTAG
- the LOC107384132 gene encoding endophilin-A2 isoform X3, with protein sequence MSVAGFKKQFYKASQMVSERVGGAEGTKLDDDFKELERKADITSKALLEVMGKTSEYLQPNPATRAKLTMLNTVSKIRGQVNSPGYPQPEGLLGESMTKYGREMGEDTNFGGALLVVGEAMKRMAEVKDALDIDVKQNFIDPLQAVADKDVKDIQHHLKKLEGRRLDYDYKKKRQGRIPDEEIRQALEKFHESKELAESSMHNLLETDQVEQVSQLSSFVDSLLQYHRQATQILEEVTEKLTARVNDAQSRPRREFRPKPRQSFDYGEESNGGYSPTPTSPPAFSTAEPSCKALYDFEPENEGELGFQEGDIITLVSRIDENWFEGKLRGQSGYFPTNYVEVVVPLQH encoded by the exons ATGGTGAGTGAGAGGGTTGGAGGTGCAGAAGGAACCAAACTGGACGATGACTTTAAGGAACTTGAAAGG AAAGCAGATATCACCAGCAAAGCGCTTCTGGAGGTCATGGGTAAAACGTCTGAGTACCTCCAGCCCAACCCTGCAACCAGAGCTAAGCTCACCATGCTCAACACGGTGTCCAAAATCCGGGGGCAGGTGAACAGTCCAGGGTATCCGCAGCCCGAGGGCCTGCTGGGGGAGTCTATGACCAAATATGGACGGGAAATGGGCGAGGACACCAACTTTG GCGGGGCTCTTCTAGTCGTTGGAGAAGCGATGAAGAGGATGGCCGAAGTAAAGGATGCTCTGGATATTGACGTGAAGCAGAACTTCATCGACCCGCTCCAAGCAGTCGCTGACAAGGACGTCAAAGACATTCAG CACCACCTGAAGAAGTTGGAGGGCCGCCGTCTTGACTACGACTATAAAAAGAAACGTCAAGGAAGAATCCCAGACGAGGAGATCAGGCAGGCCCTGGAGAAGTTCCACGAGTCCAAAGAGCTGGCTGAGAGTTCCATGCATAACCTGCTGGAAACAGAT CAGGTGGAGCAGGTGAGTCAGCTGTCTTCCTTTGTGGATTCTCTGCTGCAGTACCACAGGCAGGCCACTCAGATCCTGGAGGAGGTCACTGAAAAACTCACAGCAAG GGTGAACGATGCTCAGTCTCGTCCAAGGCGTGAGTTCAGACCCAAACCCAGACAATCCTTTGACTACGGAGAAGAATCAAATGGAGGATATTCGCCTACTCCGACGAGCCCTCCAGCTTTCAGCACAG CCGAGCCGAGCTGTAAAGCTTTGTACGACTTCGAGCCAGAAAATGAGGGAGAACTGGGTTTCCAAGAGGGTGACATCATCACCCTGGTCAGTCGAATCGATGAGAACTGGTTCGAAGGGAAACTTCGCGGACAATCTGGATACTTTCCCACCAACTACGTGGAGGTGGTTGTGCCTTTACAACACTAG
- the stap2a gene encoding signal-transducing adaptor protein 2a: MAAAPVRQRLGSGGARTQLPPCYYEGYLEKRGPKEKASRRLWTSLCGNSLYFFNNSKDTNYVEKLDLGGFVSLRDDSSRDKNLEAARLVLRMKDGEIKLTAPNLESRELWKGFLYSVIDLNVPSSLTLLPGQLQMLKEVVDKERSRRRSRNPGRAPPSPLSVPLVGEIPACFRPVSRTEAEVLLERHPDCGNMLLRPGRDGCSLAVTTRQDLNGSVFRHYRVTQRDQGGYVIDVENPIPCATLHDVIDALVERTAGTLQPFLLEEPYEENITYVSANDENGERILHTAPSSPLPKAPALPPKQDRWCSSPLSRSPALDRRVLTSSPVPASPTNPMRRLVLSPSPLTQTLNEELKKTLEKRRVSQE; encoded by the exons ATGGCGGCTGCACCCGTCAGGCAGCGCCTCGGCTCAGGGGGGGCCCGGACGCAGCTCCCGCCCTGTTACTATGAAGGCTACCTGGAGAAGCGCGGACCGAAAGAGAAG GCGTCCAGGCGGCTGTGGACCAGTTTGTGTGGTAACTCTTTATACTTCTTCAATAATTCCAAGGACACAAAT TATGTGGAGAAGCTGGACCTCGGCGGGTTTGTGTCCCTGAGGGACGACAGCAGTCGTGACAAAAACCTGGAGGCAGCACGGCTCGTCCTCCGCATGAAGGATGGAGAAATCAAACTCACA GCACCAAACCTGGAGAGCCGGGAGCTCTGGAAAGGTTTCCTCTACTCTGTTATAGAT CTGAACGTGCCGTCCAGCCTCACGTTGCTACCCGGGCAGCTGCAGATGTTGAAGGAGGTGGTGGACAAGGAAAGGTCCAGGCGCAGAAGTCGCAATCCAGGACGAGCGCCTCCATCGCCTCTTTCCGTTCCTTTAGTGGGAGAGATCCCTGC GTGTTTTCGTCCAGTGTCCCGCACCGAGGCCGAGGTCCTTTTAGAGAGACATCCAGACTGTGGCAACATGTTGCTTCGTCCAGGCAGAGATGGATGCTCGCTGGCTGTCACTACCCGACAAGACCTCAACGG GTCCGTGTTCAGGCATTACAGGGTCACTCAGAGGGACCAGGGGGGTTACGTCATTGATGTGGAGAATCCT ATTCCCTGTGCTACGCTGCATGACGTCATCGACGCCCTGGTGGAGAGGACAGCAGGCACGCTGCAGCCGTTCCTGCTGGAAGAACCGTACGAGGAAAACATCA CGTACGTTTCTGCTAATGATGAAAATGGAGAACGTATCCTCCACACGGCCCCCTCCAGCCCGCTCCCGAAGGCCCCCGCTCTGCCTCCAAAACAAG ACCGTTGGTGCAGCAGTCCTCTGTCCAGGTCTCCTGCCTTGGACCGTCGTGTCCTGACCTCCTCGCCGGTGCCAGCTTCGCCCACTAACCCGATGAGACGACTTgtcctctctccctctcctctcaCACAAA CGCTCAATGAGGAGCTGAAAAAGACGCTGGAGAAAAGAAGGGTCAGCCAGGAGTGA
- the LOC107384134 gene encoding semaphorin-4E isoform X1: MHPLLPLCVLWLLPVALMLETDSPQNCVPRRLVPYHSDNALLFQEEGVFNYSTMLLREDLGLLVLGAREAVFALDLANISNKNSSVEWKVTEKQVSKCRGKGKDPENDCKNYIRALHMLKDGRMYVCGTNAFDPECDYLSFENGELTLKKTGQDGKGKCPFDPFQKYASVMLDDELYSATSMNFLGSEPILMRSSGDASIRTEFKSSWLNEPKFVSMAWVPESVQSATGDDDKVYLFFTETAVEFDCYNKLVVPRVARVCKGDLGGLRTLQKKWTSFLKTEINCPVLNSPLPLLIQDSYLWCDYNLSWKECIFFAIFTPQSETSDVSAVCAYNMSDISRVFSEGKYKTSVNVETSFVKWVMYSGEVPVPRPGACINNEARSMRITKSLDLPDRTLQFVKDRPLLDQAVEPVSGEPLLMRRGAAFTRIIVNQVQAADGRKYHVMFIGTEKGTILKAVNYDGEMFIIEEIHIFQTPQLINILAFSTATGQIYAGSDQGAAQIPLANCERSLSCIDCVLARDPYCGWDAAGAACVSLSTPERHLIQNVAAGDASLCPDADPIKVVSLSVRVGGKLELSCPPPSSLTNVRWERGKSVLTSSPRQQILLDKLLILNATAGDAGHYCCSSVERSKAGEFTTTVTEYQVSIDPADPNVCDRSVTPKPQTNGPSVAGLHAVIALLVIALAALSAWTFCKRYRPQFSNCTNRSEQTQEAVGHQNAARPAMAEAKPLVSEPQNSCRNNNAV, from the exons ATGCATCCTCTGCTACCCCTCTGTGTCCTGTGGCTGCTGCCCGTGGCTTTGATGCTTGAGACGGATTCACCACAAAACTGTGTTCCACGCAGACTTGTGCCTTATCATA GCGACAATGCCCTTCTGTTTCAAGAGGAGGGCGTTTTCAACTACTCCACCATGCTGTTGAGAGAGGACCTGGGCTTGTTGGTGCTGGGAGCCAGAGAGGCGGTGTTTGCTCTCGACCTCGCCAACATCTCCAATAAAAATTCTTCA gtTGAATGGAAAGTTACAGAGAAACAAGTGAGTAAATGTCGAGGGAAGGGAAAGGACCCAGAG AATGATTGCAAGAACTACATCAGAGCCCTGCACATGCTGAAAGACGGCAGGATGTACGTCTGTGGGACAAATGCTTTTGATCCAGAATGCgactatttg TCTTTTGAAAATGGAGaattgactcttaaaaaaacgggACAAGATGGCAAAGGAAAGTGTCCGTTTGATCCTTTCCAGAAATACGCTTCTGTGATGCTGG ATGACGAGCTGTACTCGGCCACCTCAATGAACTTCCTCGGCTCTGAGCCCATCCTGATGCGGAGCTCTGGGGACGCGTCCATTCGCACTGAGTTTAAAAGCTCCTGGCTTAATG AGCCCAAGTTTGTTTCCATGGCCTGGGTTCCTGAGAGTGTTCAGAGTGCGACCGGAGACGACGACAAGGTTTACCTTTTCTTCACTGAGACGGCCGTGGAGTTCGACTGCTACAACAAACTGGTGGTCCCCCGTGTGGCTCGTGTGTGCAAG GGCGACCTTGGAGGACTGAGGACGTTGCAGAAGAAGTGGACATCCTTCCTCAAGACTGAAATAAATTGCCCGGTGCTGAATTCTCCCCTTCCCTTACTCATCCAGGACTCGTACCTCTGGTGTGATTACAACCTCAGCTGGAAGGAGTGCATATTTTTTGCCATTTTCACTCCACAGTC GGAGACTTCAGATGTGTCGGCAGTGTGTGCGTACAACATGTCTGACATCAGCAGAGTGTTTTCAGAGGGGAAGTACAAGACCTCAGTGAATGTAGAAACCTCTTTTGTAAAGTGGGTGATGTATAGCGGAGAAGTCCCGGTTCCTCGACCTGGAGCT TGTATAAACAATGAGGCTCGCAGCATGAGAATAACAAAGAGCCTGGACCTCCCGGACCGGACCCTTCAGTTTGTCAAAGATCGGCCCCTCTTGGACCAGGCTGTGGAGCCCGTCAGCGGGGAACCTCTGCTGATGCGACGAGGGGCTGCGTTCACACGGATCATCGTCAACCAGGTGCAGGCTGCAGATGGACGCAAGTACCACGTCATGTTTATAGGCACAG AGAAAGGCACAATTTTGAAAGCTGTCAACTACGATGGAGAGATGTTCATCATAGAGGAAATTCACATCTTCCAGACTCCTCAGCTAATCAACATTCTCGCGTTTTCAACTGCCACT GGTCAGATCTACGCCGGCTCAGACCAGGGAGCAGCACAAATCCCCCTGGCTAACTGTGAGCGGTCCTTATCTTGTATAGACTGTGTTTTAGCTAGAGATCCGTACTGTGGGTGGGATGCTGCTGGAGCTGCGTGTGTTTCTCTCTCCACCCCAGAaag ACATCTGATCCAGAATGTGGCAGCAGGAGACGCCTCTCTTTGCCCTGATGCTG ACCCGATCAAGGTGGTGAGTCTGTCCGTTAGGGTCGGTGGTAAACTTGAGCTCAGCTGCCCTCCACCCTCAAGCCTGACTAACGTCAGATGGGAGCGGGGTAAAAGTGTCCTCACATCCTCGCCTCGTCAGCAGATTCTGCTCGATAAATTGTTGATTTTAAATGCAACAGCTGGCGACGCCGGCCACTACTGCTGCTCGTCTGTGGAGCGCTCCAAAGCCGGAGAGTTCACCACCACCGTAACTGAATACCAGGTCAGCATCGACCCAGCAGACCCCAACGTTTGTGACAGGAGTGTCACTCCTAAGCCTCAGACCAATGGCCCATCTGTCGCTGGACTCCATGCTGTTATTGCCCTCCTTGTCATTGCTCTTGCTGCCCTGTCGGCCTGGACGTTCTGCAAAAGATACAGACCTCAGTTCTCGAACTGCACGAATCGATCGGAGCAGACTCAGGAGGCCGTGGGTCACCAAAATGCAGCCAGACCAGCAATGGCTGAAGCCAAGCCCCTGGTGTCTGAACCACAGAACAGCTGCAGGAACAACAACGCCGTTTAA
- the LOC107384134 gene encoding semaphorin-4E isoform X2, translating into MHPLLPLCVLWLLPVALMLETDSPQNCVPRRLVPYHSDNALLFQEEGVFNYSTMLLREDLGLLVLGAREAVFALDLANISNKNSSVEWKVTEKQNDCKNYIRALHMLKDGRMYVCGTNAFDPECDYLSFENGELTLKKTGQDGKGKCPFDPFQKYASVMLDDELYSATSMNFLGSEPILMRSSGDASIRTEFKSSWLNEPKFVSMAWVPESVQSATGDDDKVYLFFTETAVEFDCYNKLVVPRVARVCKGDLGGLRTLQKKWTSFLKTEINCPVLNSPLPLLIQDSYLWCDYNLSWKECIFFAIFTPQSETSDVSAVCAYNMSDISRVFSEGKYKTSVNVETSFVKWVMYSGEVPVPRPGACINNEARSMRITKSLDLPDRTLQFVKDRPLLDQAVEPVSGEPLLMRRGAAFTRIIVNQVQAADGRKYHVMFIGTEKGTILKAVNYDGEMFIIEEIHIFQTPQLINILAFSTATGQIYAGSDQGAAQIPLANCERSLSCIDCVLARDPYCGWDAAGAACVSLSTPERHLIQNVAAGDASLCPDADPIKVVSLSVRVGGKLELSCPPPSSLTNVRWERGKSVLTSSPRQQILLDKLLILNATAGDAGHYCCSSVERSKAGEFTTTVTEYQVSIDPADPNVCDRSVTPKPQTNGPSVAGLHAVIALLVIALAALSAWTFCKRYRPQFSNCTNRSEQTQEAVGHQNAARPAMAEAKPLVSEPQNSCRNNNAV; encoded by the exons ATGCATCCTCTGCTACCCCTCTGTGTCCTGTGGCTGCTGCCCGTGGCTTTGATGCTTGAGACGGATTCACCACAAAACTGTGTTCCACGCAGACTTGTGCCTTATCATA GCGACAATGCCCTTCTGTTTCAAGAGGAGGGCGTTTTCAACTACTCCACCATGCTGTTGAGAGAGGACCTGGGCTTGTTGGTGCTGGGAGCCAGAGAGGCGGTGTTTGCTCTCGACCTCGCCAACATCTCCAATAAAAATTCTTCA gtTGAATGGAAAGTTACAGAGAAACAA AATGATTGCAAGAACTACATCAGAGCCCTGCACATGCTGAAAGACGGCAGGATGTACGTCTGTGGGACAAATGCTTTTGATCCAGAATGCgactatttg TCTTTTGAAAATGGAGaattgactcttaaaaaaacgggACAAGATGGCAAAGGAAAGTGTCCGTTTGATCCTTTCCAGAAATACGCTTCTGTGATGCTGG ATGACGAGCTGTACTCGGCCACCTCAATGAACTTCCTCGGCTCTGAGCCCATCCTGATGCGGAGCTCTGGGGACGCGTCCATTCGCACTGAGTTTAAAAGCTCCTGGCTTAATG AGCCCAAGTTTGTTTCCATGGCCTGGGTTCCTGAGAGTGTTCAGAGTGCGACCGGAGACGACGACAAGGTTTACCTTTTCTTCACTGAGACGGCCGTGGAGTTCGACTGCTACAACAAACTGGTGGTCCCCCGTGTGGCTCGTGTGTGCAAG GGCGACCTTGGAGGACTGAGGACGTTGCAGAAGAAGTGGACATCCTTCCTCAAGACTGAAATAAATTGCCCGGTGCTGAATTCTCCCCTTCCCTTACTCATCCAGGACTCGTACCTCTGGTGTGATTACAACCTCAGCTGGAAGGAGTGCATATTTTTTGCCATTTTCACTCCACAGTC GGAGACTTCAGATGTGTCGGCAGTGTGTGCGTACAACATGTCTGACATCAGCAGAGTGTTTTCAGAGGGGAAGTACAAGACCTCAGTGAATGTAGAAACCTCTTTTGTAAAGTGGGTGATGTATAGCGGAGAAGTCCCGGTTCCTCGACCTGGAGCT TGTATAAACAATGAGGCTCGCAGCATGAGAATAACAAAGAGCCTGGACCTCCCGGACCGGACCCTTCAGTTTGTCAAAGATCGGCCCCTCTTGGACCAGGCTGTGGAGCCCGTCAGCGGGGAACCTCTGCTGATGCGACGAGGGGCTGCGTTCACACGGATCATCGTCAACCAGGTGCAGGCTGCAGATGGACGCAAGTACCACGTCATGTTTATAGGCACAG AGAAAGGCACAATTTTGAAAGCTGTCAACTACGATGGAGAGATGTTCATCATAGAGGAAATTCACATCTTCCAGACTCCTCAGCTAATCAACATTCTCGCGTTTTCAACTGCCACT GGTCAGATCTACGCCGGCTCAGACCAGGGAGCAGCACAAATCCCCCTGGCTAACTGTGAGCGGTCCTTATCTTGTATAGACTGTGTTTTAGCTAGAGATCCGTACTGTGGGTGGGATGCTGCTGGAGCTGCGTGTGTTTCTCTCTCCACCCCAGAaag ACATCTGATCCAGAATGTGGCAGCAGGAGACGCCTCTCTTTGCCCTGATGCTG ACCCGATCAAGGTGGTGAGTCTGTCCGTTAGGGTCGGTGGTAAACTTGAGCTCAGCTGCCCTCCACCCTCAAGCCTGACTAACGTCAGATGGGAGCGGGGTAAAAGTGTCCTCACATCCTCGCCTCGTCAGCAGATTCTGCTCGATAAATTGTTGATTTTAAATGCAACAGCTGGCGACGCCGGCCACTACTGCTGCTCGTCTGTGGAGCGCTCCAAAGCCGGAGAGTTCACCACCACCGTAACTGAATACCAGGTCAGCATCGACCCAGCAGACCCCAACGTTTGTGACAGGAGTGTCACTCCTAAGCCTCAGACCAATGGCCCATCTGTCGCTGGACTCCATGCTGTTATTGCCCTCCTTGTCATTGCTCTTGCTGCCCTGTCGGCCTGGACGTTCTGCAAAAGATACAGACCTCAGTTCTCGAACTGCACGAATCGATCGGAGCAGACTCAGGAGGCCGTGGGTCACCAAAATGCAGCCAGACCAGCAATGGCTGAAGCCAAGCCCCTGGTGTCTGAACCACAGAACAGCTGCAGGAACAACAACGCCGTTTAA